A single window of Nicotiana sylvestris chromosome 3, ASM39365v2, whole genome shotgun sequence DNA harbors:
- the LOC138888528 gene encoding uncharacterized mitochondrial protein AtMg00820-like — MVQDDVSNEVDHNDDDPKTYEEAKQSSDYEKWQKAMKSEMESMKENKVWTLVEPSKDIKPIGCKWVFKKKIGADGKVETYKARLVAKGYRQKEGVDYDETFSPVAMLKSFRILLDIAIYYDYEI, encoded by the coding sequence atggtacaagatgatgtatcaaatgaggttgatcataatgatgatgaccctaagacctatgaagaggctaAACAAAGTTCTGATTATGAGAAGTGGCAAAAGGCCATGAAATCTGAAATGGAatccatgaaggaaaataaagtatggactttagttgaaccttcaaaggatataaaacctataggttgtaaatgggtttttaagaaaaagattggagcagacggaaaggtggagacctacaaagcccgtcttgttgccaagggatatcgtCAAAAAGAAGGAGTCGACTACGACGAGACGTTCTCTCCCGTGGCAATGCTCAAATCTTTTCGGATTTTGCTTGATATAGCAAtatactatgattatgaaatatga